A single genomic interval of Megalobrama amblycephala isolate DHTTF-2021 linkage group LG17, ASM1881202v1, whole genome shotgun sequence harbors:
- the ebna1bp2 gene encoding probable rRNA-processing protein EBP2: MVEIDEDPQLGFDSDEDDEELSDSELQEAFATGLLKPGLNIPLDKPKKAINNVEGLKKCLAEFKKSLPWAERLDLTNQPAVDIIAKAEGKQQPSEGNEDINAEDDFQREMYFYRQAQATVLLALPKLHKLKIPTKRPEDYFAEMAKTDQHMQKIRKMLLLKQTAMEKSEKAKKLREQRKYGKKVQTQVIQNRQKQKKAMLSAVKKYQKGMTDKLEFLEGDQDQRPKGSAAKKQINKKGPNAKKKYKDQRFGFGGKKKGSKWNTKDSHDDVSGFKTKMAHGKGGKKGGKGGKMNKRPGKEARRKMKARK; encoded by the exons ATGGTAGAAATAGATGAGGATCCCCAGTTGGGGTTTGATTCTGACGAAGACGATGAGGAATTATCAGACAGCGAG CTCCAAGAAGCCTTCGCCACGGGTTTGCTTAAACCTGGATTGAATATTCCTCTGGATAAGCCAAAGAAAGCCATCAACAATGTG GAGGGTTTGAAGAAATGCCTTGCTGAATTTAAGAAGAGCCTGCCATGGGCTGAAAGGCTTGACCTCACCAACCAGCCAGCTGTTGACATCATTGCAAAAGCAGAGGGCAAACAACAACCATCAGAAGGCAATGAAGACATCAATGCAGAGGATGACTTTCAGAGGGAGATGTACTT CTACCGACAGGCCCAAGCAACTGTTTTATTGGCGCTGCCAAAGCTGCATAAGCTCAAGATTCCTACCAAGCGACCTGAGGATTACTTTGCAGAGATGGCCAAGACCGATCAACACATGCAGAAG ATTAGGAAAATGCTGCTGCTTAAGCAAACAGCGATGGAGAAGTCAGAAAAGGCCAAGAAGCTCAGAGAACAGAGGAAATATGGCAAAAAG GTTCAAACACAGGTGATTCAGAACAGGCAGAAACAGAAGAAAGCAATGCTGTCTGCTGTGAAGAAATATCAGAAAG GAATGACAGATAAACTTGAATTCCTGGAAGGAGATCAAGATCAGAGACCAAAAGGGTCGGCAGCAAAaaagcaaataaacaaaaaagg TCCCAATGCTAAGAAGAAATACAAGGATCAGAGGTTTGGCTTTGGCGGCAAGAAGAAGGGCAGCAAATGGAACACCAAAGACAGCCATGATGACGTTTCAGGATTCAAGACCAAAATGGCTCATGGGAAAGGTGGGAAAAAAGGAGGCAAAGGAGGCAAGATGAAT